In Populus alba chromosome 1, ASM523922v2, whole genome shotgun sequence, a single window of DNA contains:
- the LOC118047065 gene encoding uncharacterized protein isoform X2 translates to MGSVDKKFRVNFSEDGAALLRDRVSEKLKEFMGDYTDDVLVEYVIVLLRNGRDKEEARNELNVFLGDDSDSFVSWLWDHLATNLDMYVRPPETRADEVARTNPTLIEQTEGNESHQLDSEHENVKPDNSSRGRHKREWKGVARDVNQPPPLRSSVVDNTHLEEKTHGKASRARRSPSPQTPQEQKRTRHDEQQHVKRDAVSQATSGAPRRLLQFAVRDAVRTLRPSGRVKEPSRKRLRSVVSASTEDTSLVDRPRRLQSIARVPNPMATVLKAVREAAEDVVKVKSSGSVFDRLGRDMDASLITEQVAEFRDHAVEDDEYEDFNEIQEQTHSNYPQRSKYCGHAGTTNMTGQEAGLTTGLMSDYEGYDDSSPVGHRVMDVSQTGTYLGSKGKDSLMSNYNVAKDQDQSVSAANTSRKIVNISVNVNTWRPPHYQESRDTVMDNLKSVQDNEADAGSCGAQLMKEISNPVSVSNGNVKPAGDIQQEPQKPPSSASGSYTAGRPLEDADSRTIFVSNVHFAATKDSLSRHFNKFGEVLKVVIVTDAATGQPTGSAYVEFMRKEAADNALSLDGTSFMSRIVKVMKRSSSNQEASPVMTWPRIARGSSYAAGRFARTPFPRGTPIFRPRLYVKPGARSLQWKRDAQGSPAESSAAFSVSSVVSPSARSLTYVRTEPKPDGNSGTT, encoded by the exons ATGGGAAGCGTGGATAAAAAATTCAGGGTAAATTTTAGTGAAGATGGGGCCGCTTTGTTGAGAGATAGAGTTAGCGAGAAGCTTAAGGAGTTCATGGGCGATTACACTGACGATGTTCTTGTG GAATATGTGATTGTCTTGCTGAGAAATGGCAGGGATAAGGAAGAAGCAAGAAAtgaattgaatgtttttttgggGGATGACAGTGATTCTTTTGTATCTTG GCTATGGGATCACCTGGCTACAAATTTGGATATGTATGTACGGCCTCCGGAGACTCGCGCAGATGAAGTGGCCAGAACAAATCCCACACTGATAGAGCAGACTGAGGGTAACGAATCTCATCAATTGGATTCAGAACACGAAAATGTTAAGCCTGATAATTCAAGTAGAGGTAGGCATAAAAGAGAATGGAAAGGTGTAGCTAGAGACGTGAACCAGCCGCCTCCGCTTCGAAGCTCTGTGGTCGATAACACTCACCTAGAGGAAAAAACTCATGGAAAAGCCAGTCGTGCAAGAAGATCTCCATCTCCCCAAACCCCACAAGAGCAGAAAAGGACTCGGCATGATGAGCAACAACATGTGAAG AGGGATGCAGTTTCTCAAGCAACCAGTGGTGCTCCTCGACGACTGCTTCAGTTTGCAGTGAGAGATGCTGTCAGAACTTTGAGACCATCTGGCAGGGTAAAAGAGCCCTCACGGAAGCGTCTTCGCTCAGTGGTGTCTGCATCCACTGAGGACACATCATTGGTTGATCGTCCTAGGAGGCTTCAGTCAATTGCAAGAGTTCCAAATCCCATGGCTACTGTACTAAAAGCTGTGCGAGAAGCTGCTGAAGATGTAGTAAAAGTTAAATCTTCAGGAAGCGTGTTTGACCGGCTTGGTCGTGACATGGATGCATCATTGATCACTGAACAAGTTGCAGAATTTAGAGATCATgctgttgaagatgatgaatatgaagattttaaTGAAATTCAGGAACAAACCCACTCAAACTATCCTCAAAGAAGCAAGTATTGCGGACATGCAGGGACTACGAATATGACAGGGCAAGAAGCTGGATTGACTACTGGTTTGATGTCTGATTATGAAGGTTATGATGATTCCAGCCCTGTGGGTCATAGGGTTATGGATGTTTCTCAGACTGGCACATATTTGGGAAGTAAGGGTAAGGATTCACTCATGTCAAACTACAATGTAGCCAAGGATCAGGATCAATCCGTTTCAGCTGCGAATACTTCTCGTAAGATAGTGAACATTTCTGTGAATGTAAATACCTGGAGACCACCTCATTATCAAGAATCGAGGGATACTGTAATGGATAATCTGAAATCAGTTCAGGATAACGAGGCAGATGCTGGGAGCTGTGGTGCTCAGCTAATGAAGGAAATTAGCAACCCTGTCTCAGTTAGTAATGGAAAT GTAAAACCTGCTGGTGATATTCAGCAAGAACCTCAGAAGCCTCCATCATCTGCATCTG GTTCATATACTGCAGGTCGTCCCTTAGAGGATGCTGATTCTCGAACCATTTTTGTTAGCAAT GTTCATTTTGCTGCGACAAAGGACAGTCTGTCACGGCATTTTAATAAGTTTGGTGAAGTGCTTAAAGTGGTTATAGTCACTGATGCAGCAACAGGGCAACCAACAGG GTCAGCTTATGTGGAATTTATGCGGAAAGAGGCAGCTGACAATGCGTTATCTCTTGATGGCACCTCTTTCATGTCACGGATTGTCAAG GTCATGAAGAGAAGCTCTTCCAACCAAGAAGCTAGTCCTGTTATGACATGGCCTCGTATTGCCCGTGGCTCCTCATATGCTGCTGGTAGGTTTGCTAGAACACCTTTTCCAAGAGGCACTCCTATATTTAGGCCTCGACTCTATGTGAAACCTGGTGCAAGAAGTTTGCAGTGGAAACGAGATGCTCAGGGCAGTCCGGCTGAGAGTAGTGCTGCATTCTCTGTCAGCAGTGTTGTCTCCCCCTCTGCCCGCAGTCTCACCTATGTCCGAACAGAACCAAAACCAGATGGGAATTCGGGTACCACTTAA
- the LOC118047065 gene encoding uncharacterized protein isoform X1 → MGSVDKKFRVNFSEDGAALLRDRVSEKLKEFMGDYTDDVLVEYVIVLLRNGRDKEEARNELNVFLGDDSDSFVSWLWDHLATNLDMYVRPPETRADEVARTNPTLIEQTEGNESHQLDSEHENVKPDNSSRGRHKREWKGVARDVNQPPPLRSSVVDNTHLEEKTHGKASRARRSPSPQTPQEQKRTRHDEQQHVKQRDAVSQATSGAPRRLLQFAVRDAVRTLRPSGRVKEPSRKRLRSVVSASTEDTSLVDRPRRLQSIARVPNPMATVLKAVREAAEDVVKVKSSGSVFDRLGRDMDASLITEQVAEFRDHAVEDDEYEDFNEIQEQTHSNYPQRSKYCGHAGTTNMTGQEAGLTTGLMSDYEGYDDSSPVGHRVMDVSQTGTYLGSKGKDSLMSNYNVAKDQDQSVSAANTSRKIVNISVNVNTWRPPHYQESRDTVMDNLKSVQDNEADAGSCGAQLMKEISNPVSVSNGNVKPAGDIQQEPQKPPSSASGSYTAGRPLEDADSRTIFVSNVHFAATKDSLSRHFNKFGEVLKVVIVTDAATGQPTGSAYVEFMRKEAADNALSLDGTSFMSRIVKVMKRSSSNQEASPVMTWPRIARGSSYAAGRFARTPFPRGTPIFRPRLYVKPGARSLQWKRDAQGSPAESSAAFSVSSVVSPSARSLTYVRTEPKPDGNSGTT, encoded by the exons ATGGGAAGCGTGGATAAAAAATTCAGGGTAAATTTTAGTGAAGATGGGGCCGCTTTGTTGAGAGATAGAGTTAGCGAGAAGCTTAAGGAGTTCATGGGCGATTACACTGACGATGTTCTTGTG GAATATGTGATTGTCTTGCTGAGAAATGGCAGGGATAAGGAAGAAGCAAGAAAtgaattgaatgtttttttgggGGATGACAGTGATTCTTTTGTATCTTG GCTATGGGATCACCTGGCTACAAATTTGGATATGTATGTACGGCCTCCGGAGACTCGCGCAGATGAAGTGGCCAGAACAAATCCCACACTGATAGAGCAGACTGAGGGTAACGAATCTCATCAATTGGATTCAGAACACGAAAATGTTAAGCCTGATAATTCAAGTAGAGGTAGGCATAAAAGAGAATGGAAAGGTGTAGCTAGAGACGTGAACCAGCCGCCTCCGCTTCGAAGCTCTGTGGTCGATAACACTCACCTAGAGGAAAAAACTCATGGAAAAGCCAGTCGTGCAAGAAGATCTCCATCTCCCCAAACCCCACAAGAGCAGAAAAGGACTCGGCATGATGAGCAACAACATGTGAAG CAGAGGGATGCAGTTTCTCAAGCAACCAGTGGTGCTCCTCGACGACTGCTTCAGTTTGCAGTGAGAGATGCTGTCAGAACTTTGAGACCATCTGGCAGGGTAAAAGAGCCCTCACGGAAGCGTCTTCGCTCAGTGGTGTCTGCATCCACTGAGGACACATCATTGGTTGATCGTCCTAGGAGGCTTCAGTCAATTGCAAGAGTTCCAAATCCCATGGCTACTGTACTAAAAGCTGTGCGAGAAGCTGCTGAAGATGTAGTAAAAGTTAAATCTTCAGGAAGCGTGTTTGACCGGCTTGGTCGTGACATGGATGCATCATTGATCACTGAACAAGTTGCAGAATTTAGAGATCATgctgttgaagatgatgaatatgaagattttaaTGAAATTCAGGAACAAACCCACTCAAACTATCCTCAAAGAAGCAAGTATTGCGGACATGCAGGGACTACGAATATGACAGGGCAAGAAGCTGGATTGACTACTGGTTTGATGTCTGATTATGAAGGTTATGATGATTCCAGCCCTGTGGGTCATAGGGTTATGGATGTTTCTCAGACTGGCACATATTTGGGAAGTAAGGGTAAGGATTCACTCATGTCAAACTACAATGTAGCCAAGGATCAGGATCAATCCGTTTCAGCTGCGAATACTTCTCGTAAGATAGTGAACATTTCTGTGAATGTAAATACCTGGAGACCACCTCATTATCAAGAATCGAGGGATACTGTAATGGATAATCTGAAATCAGTTCAGGATAACGAGGCAGATGCTGGGAGCTGTGGTGCTCAGCTAATGAAGGAAATTAGCAACCCTGTCTCAGTTAGTAATGGAAAT GTAAAACCTGCTGGTGATATTCAGCAAGAACCTCAGAAGCCTCCATCATCTGCATCTG GTTCATATACTGCAGGTCGTCCCTTAGAGGATGCTGATTCTCGAACCATTTTTGTTAGCAAT GTTCATTTTGCTGCGACAAAGGACAGTCTGTCACGGCATTTTAATAAGTTTGGTGAAGTGCTTAAAGTGGTTATAGTCACTGATGCAGCAACAGGGCAACCAACAGG GTCAGCTTATGTGGAATTTATGCGGAAAGAGGCAGCTGACAATGCGTTATCTCTTGATGGCACCTCTTTCATGTCACGGATTGTCAAG GTCATGAAGAGAAGCTCTTCCAACCAAGAAGCTAGTCCTGTTATGACATGGCCTCGTATTGCCCGTGGCTCCTCATATGCTGCTGGTAGGTTTGCTAGAACACCTTTTCCAAGAGGCACTCCTATATTTAGGCCTCGACTCTATGTGAAACCTGGTGCAAGAAGTTTGCAGTGGAAACGAGATGCTCAGGGCAGTCCGGCTGAGAGTAGTGCTGCATTCTCTGTCAGCAGTGTTGTCTCCCCCTCTGCCCGCAGTCTCACCTATGTCCGAACAGAACCAAAACCAGATGGGAATTCGGGTACCACTTAA